atagaccataCTATAACTTGGCAATTGGCTTGTGCCTGACCTCTGTTCCTAGTCAGCGGTATGCTCACACTCACAGCTTGGCACACTCTTACTTTAATAAGTGGTCTCACATCTTCTGTCACATTAGACAGCAGGTAAATTGAAGCTTGTTGTTTGTCAGTATTAATTAGCAGGACCAGGTGCCCATGCCGTTGAATCAAAGTGTCTATTAGTATTTCTAAAGATTGGTCATTAGAATGCCCTTTAACACATGAAAGAGGCAATTTATGTATTAAATTGGAGGATTAAAAATAGTTACCACTTCTAAATTTTTTATAGAAGCTGTACTAGGCCTCAGGCACCTACTGTAAAGTGTGCAAAATACCTTATTTTATTTACATGAAGGTGATAATTGCAATCTAATGTTTATGTGAAAATTCACCTGCCCATGTATGTTGTCTTATTTTGAGTTGTATATATATCCTTCGTTTCTCTCAGATTCAAGTGTTGCCGTGGCAATAGCTAATCGGACGACCACCCCCTACATGACTAAGTACGAGAGAGCGAGAGTGTTAGGAACAAGAGCCCTGCAGATAAGGTCCGCTAGAAATGGAACCCTTCGTATAAAGTGTCAGTTAATTTCCTACTTAATTGTTATTGTAGCCTCCTCGTAACGGTAGTGATGAATCCATTTCAGAATGTTCTgatactcatgcatgcataaaagaacttgacctctgacctcttgCTTTTTGATCTATGTAGTGGGTGCCAAATAGTTGTGTTTCATGTTATTCGtatttaatttattattaatgGTTTGGTTTTCGGTAATGACTAGAAATTGCTCAGAATGTCTTTGTAGTCCTCTTTGAAGGTTATTGACACTCGCCAAAATTCATGTTTTCAGTTTTCATCATCCCTTATCAGCCGTCCCCCTGACTTACACGCACGCACTTTAACCCCCTTCcttccatgcacacactttaaCCCCCCCTCCTTCCCTGCACGCACTTTAACCCCCTTCCTttcatgcacacactttaACCCCCTTCcttcatgcacacactttaACCCCCCTCcttccatgcacacactttaaCCCCCTTCCTTCCGTGCACACACTTTAACCCCCTTCCTttcatgcacacactttaACCCCCCTCcttccatgcacacactttaaCCCCCCTCCTTCCCTGCACACACTTTAACCCCCTTCcttccatgcacacactttaaCCCCCCTCCTTCCATGCACCACAAACGCAGTATGGGCGCCCCTGTTATGGTAGAGCTGGAGGGGGAAACAGACCCTCTCAAAATCTCCATGAAGGAACTCAAGTAAGCTAGTACTCGATCTGCCACAATAGACggtatgtgttgtgtgttatacatgtacatgtatatgcaataTACCCACCCCACCCTTAATTAACATGTATGCGTTATGATTGTAGGCTGGAAAGCTGCCCTcaggctataataatattcagCTGTGAGTTGCTAGGTTTCTCCAACCGTACAACAGTGGTAGCTATTTGAAACCACTATTGGGTATAGTAATTAGTGGCTGTAGGAAGTGGTATAGAAACAGTTGGTTGGGGTCTGTGGACAGTCTAAACATTTTAAAGTGAAAACAATGAAACCTATCTGGTGTGGGTATCTAGGCAGCCGGCTCTAGACAGTAGTGCACTTCGTTCAATTGCTCATTTTTTAGTATCTAGTTTTGTTTTGAACATAATTACTATTAGGAATGTGTACAGTGAAACAATTCTATTAAtagtgtaccgtatagcgggtatatttcgagggtataaatgttcacggtTTTCACGGATTGAGCctctaccgcgaaaatttatacccacgaaaatttatatctttattgaatagtaggcgtgttcagtattattgaccacacctatcgacaataagaggtgcctcaccgttataggctaggcctggattcgaggctaacggtgtggtggtaacagctgcatgttgatgtgcgcatgcgccaaaaggctggaactcagaccacgaaaataaaatccgcgaaatcctttgtaatggtccatccgcgaaaatttataccctcgaaatatacccgctatacggtattacaaCTGATTGAAACTGCATCAAAACTAGAGCagtgaagtgctaaccctcggctgtttacTTGAATACAAAGTAGTATGTATGAAGCATGGAAGCTAAGCAATGAAATTCCAtcgttcctggtacaggatcacttcagctgtaaatacgtacctcGATAAAAGGACGCACGTAGAAGCTAGAGACCAACgtgttcaagcttcttagctttgcTTGTTTTTATATGACAACGAAGCTCTGCTACCATCGAAATCTGCCgttgttaaaactaataacttgttgtgtgaaggctatataATACATGCTGTAAActgtaaatgcagtgctgtagcatccaggtaagcagactcacaaacaaacaaaccaaacgactactatacccgctggccacgGCACGGCCTCCGGGTAACAATTAGCAATCAATAATTAAGGGATTAATAACAGCTCCTTGACAGAGAATGATTCTGGGATGTACAAATATAGTGTTAAcaacagtcatgcatgtgaccaccataataattatgttacttaACGTTGTcccccccctcctccccaTCAATGATAGATGTAATGCGGGAATAATGAATAATTTGTAGTCTGTTATTTTGAGAATAAAAGAatagaataccgtatagcacgacATTTTCGGGAAACTGCTTCTAAAAACGTTTcgttaaaataattatatttcgtgctatacggtatgtcaaTGCACATTGCGTCCGCCGTTGGCTACCGTaaagcgggtatatttcgagggtataaacgtGTTGCACATGGTTGTGTGCTCCCTCaagtttatgaggaatgcagagtttatggtagttaaaccccactcagttgctatgatacagaccccaagtggggtATATTCTACCAAGGCCTTGAAAGGGAATGTTCCATACATGTGCAAtaaagagtgcgtagcaaaacttgttcaccgagtgttgctactgtaCAACACAAGAATGGCTACCACGCGTTAGAACTCCCTACTGCGCATGCCTACCCGTATTATTCCCAAGAGTACTTGCCCCTGGCTGCCATTAACCATTGTTTGGTGCTAAACATAAAACCTACATTGTAGACTTCGTACTTTTGGCATCTTTTTTAGcatcaatcatggtcgatcatttcccactctttatGATTACCGCTCGGTGATTACAGATAGttattatgatattatatCTGAGTGTGTagtagcaatagctagtagctttatgtagCTTGACAcattcaccgaggcatcagcacccgtggtgctttcattgagaTTCTGGTCGGCAGTCGGCATTGAGCAAACCAATGGCCACAGTCCTGTGTGTTTTCTAATgtgctacagtagactctcgttaatctggcCACCCTtaggacagtgcagcttggccggaatagtgaGTTGGCCGCCAcattcagaaaatagccgtaAATCTCAGACTTAAATTTTGTCTCAAGATAATGATGAATCATTATGCTCTcatccaattttatctgccaaaccacacccaaaacgtcacaTCCGGCTGTAATAAACGTATAACATACCTaatttggggcagccagtactaaagggaataataggcatcaatgtttatttttggtaaagatcgttacattaagttttgcataacgatgttctcatggcaaaaatgactgaaggtgaatattacggatcagttcaagtcagcaTAACACTGAGATATTAATTATGTCGTGTGTCAGTTgtgtacatgctgtgtttatgtctatgtcttctataattattattatggcacATTTttcggattttttatgagatATAGGTACATTTTTCAGAATAGAATAACGGGTGAAAAAAGCATattttatcagggcctagaaTACAGAATACTGAATGGCCCTGCATTTCaaggcgagttttgtgcagtaaacatctagctagcaatctgtgccaaaccaaatggccggtatattgaggtggccgtacttcagagagcgaGTCTACTGTAATCATTCACCCAAACTCATTACCCCTTACAGAGCTAAGAAGATCCCCATCATTATTCGCCGTTACCTACCAGATGGGAGTTACGAGGATTGGTCAGTGGAGGAACTAATTGTTGAATAGTCAGGAGCTcctgttataactataactcaGACACACATTTTGAAGATTGCGTAACATGTTTTCAGGGTACTACATCACCACGCATGTTGTGATGCACATGCGgttgtatatagctattgtcTTTGTATCTCCTTCTTTTGTTTATTTTTTGCGGCTCAATTGACATCACAACATTAATTGTTATCACTTTCTGTTCTTTTAATAAGTCACACCATATGAAATGTAATTTTCTTGGGGTAAAATTCATTGAACTTGAAAACAGTGCTTCATATTTTCGTTAGACTTTATTATCTGCACTGCATTGCTTGTGTACTGGGTAAACGATTACTTCGCATTATATAGTCGTGCTAACCTTTTCTTACATTCTTCCGTACATAAAATACTCATTTTGGACCTTTACCGTTTCGGTTgtcacttataattatatcaacttGCTCTGCTACATTTTTATTGCCTCCCTTCGATGCgcttaaaattataattatgcactcatAAAAACAAATTGTCACATGATCAACAATAAATTGTTCTATTCTCGAATGTCTTCTATTACATACAGTCCAGCTGGAAGCACAATTCTCTTGGTCTTCTTGTTTCCCGACGACAAGCAGTAGCACTGACTTGGCCAATGTAACAGGCACATATCTGCATGTTTGTTCCAACACCCCTTTTGCACATGTCTGTTGGCTCACAAAATGATACGAATCCAAATTATCTGCAACAGAACACGTTAATAATACACAGCAGTTACgttatcaaaattaatgtctccTGGTTTAGGAATACGAGACAAGCTAATGTGCGGCTTGTCAGGTGAAGACGAACACAGGACTTACTCTAGGCCCCTCTTGACTCTGACTAGGGGGGGGAGGGCCCACTATCAGAAACACATTAGGGCCATACCGATCTATATACGAGTGATGTATCACTGACCTGGATTTTTGGGACATCTAGCCTTTCTTGGTATCTTTGTTTCCCGACGACCAGCAGTAGAAACTTGACTTGGCCAGTGTAACAGGCACATATCTGCATGTTTGTTCCAACACCCCTTTTTGCACACGTCCGTCGGCTCACAAAACGATACGAATCCAAATTATCTGCACCAGAACACATTAATATCTCCTGGTTTAGGAATACGAGACAAGCTAGTGTGCGGCTTGTCAGGTGAAGACGAACACAGGACTTACTCTAGGCCCCTCTTGACTCTGACTAGGGGGGGGAGGGCCCACTATCAGAAACACATTAGGGCCATACCGATCTATATACGAGTGATGTATCACTGACCTGGATTTTGGGACATCTAGTCTTTCTTGGTATCTTTGTTTCCCGACGACCAGCAGTAGAAACCTGACTTGGCCAGTGTAACAGGCACGTATCTGCATGTTTGTTCCAACACCTTTTTTGCACACGTCCGTCGGATCACAGAATAATATGAATCTGCAACAGAACACgttgatataataatacactgcAGTTAATGTCTCCTGGTTTAGGAATACGAGACAAGCTTGTGTTCGGCTTGTCAGGTGAAGACGAACACAGGACTTACTCTAGGCCCCTCTTGACTCCAACTAGGGGGGGAGGGCCCACTATCAGAAACACGTTAGGGCCATACCGATCTATATACGAGTGACGTATCACTGACCTGAATTTTTGGGACATCTAGGTATCTTTATTTCCCGACGACCAGCAGTAGAAACCCGACTTGGCCAGCGTAACAGGCACGTATCTGCATGTTTGTTACAACACCTTTTTTGCACACGTCCGTCGGATCACAGAATGATATGAATCTGCAACAGAATACgttgatataataatacacagcAGTTACGTTATCAAAATTAACGTCTCCTGGTTTAGGAATACGAGACAAGCTAATGTGCGGCTTGTCAGGTGAAGACGAACACAGGACCTACTCTAGGCCCCTCTTGACTCCGACTAGGGGGGGGAGGGCCCACTATCAGAAACACGTTAGGGCCATACCGATCTATATACGAGTGATGTATCACTGACCTGGATTTTTGGGACATCTAGTCTTTCTTGGTATCTTTGTTTCCCGACGACCAGCAGTACAGTAGCACTGACTCGGCCAGTGTAACAGGCACGTATCTGCATGTTTGTTCCAACACCCCTTTTTGCACACGTCCGTTGGATCACAGAATAATATGAATCTACAACAGAACACgttgatataataatatacagcAGTTAATGTCTCCTGGTTTAGGAATACGAGACAAGCTAGTGTTCGGCTTGTCAGGTGAAGACGAACACAGGACCTACTCTAGGCCCCTCTTGACTCCGACTAGGGGGGGGAGGGCCCACTATCAGAAACACGTTAGGGCCATACCGATCTATATACGAGTGATGTATCACTGACCTTGATTTTTGGGACATCTAGTCTTTCTTGGTATCTTGCTTCCCGACGACCGGGAGTAGAAACCTGACTTGCCAGCGTAACAGGCACGTATCTGCATGTTTGTTGCAACACCTTTTTTGCACACGTCCGTCGGATCACAGAATGATATGAATCTGCAACAGAACACgttgatataataatacacagtAGTTATTATTAAATTAATGTCTCCTGGTTTAGGAATACGAGACAAGCTAATGTGCGGCTTGTCAGGTGAAGACGAACACAGGACCTACTCTAGGCCCCTCTTGACTCTGACTAGGGGGGGAGGGCCCACTGTCAGAAACACGTTAGGGCCATACCGATCTATATATGAGTGATGTATCACTGACCTGGATTTTGGGACATCTAGTCTTTCTTGGTATCTTTGTTTCCCGACGACCGGCAGTAGAAACCTGACTTGGC
This genomic stretch from Halichondria panicea chromosome 16, odHalPani1.1, whole genome shotgun sequence harbors:
- the LOC135350463 gene encoding DNA-directed RNA polymerases I, II, and III subunit RPABC2-like, translating into MGDEEYDGGGGGDFSGGEEPIDDFDDAADEAGEGGEPAVEFINAEDSSVAVAIANRTTTPYMTKYERARVLGTRALQISMGAPVMVELEGETDPLKISMKELKAKKIPIIIRRYLPDGSYEDWSVEELIVE
- the LOC135350464 gene encoding uncharacterized protein LOC135350464 isoform X6; its protein translation is MQIRACYTGQVRFLLPVVGKQRYQERLDVPKSRFISFCDPTDVCKKGVATNMQIRACYAGKSGFYSRSSGSKIPRKTRCPKNQDSYYSVIRRTCAKKVLEQTCRYVPVTLAKSGFYCWSSGNKDTKKD
- the LOC135350464 gene encoding uncharacterized protein LOC135350464 isoform X3 codes for the protein MQIRACYTGQVRFLLPVVGKQRYQERLDVPKSRFISFCDPTDVCKKGVATNMQIRACYAGKSGFYSRSSGSKIPRKTRCPKNQDSYYSVIQRTCAKRGVGTNMQIRACYTGRVSATVLLVVGKQRYQERLDVPKIQSESRGA
- the LOC135350464 gene encoding uncharacterized protein LOC135350464 isoform X1 encodes the protein MQIRACYTGQVRFLLPVVGKQRYQERLDVPKSRFISFCDPTDVCKKGVATNMQIRACYAGKSGFYSRSSGSKIPRKTRCPKNQDTCLLRWPSRVSTAGRREIKIPRCPKNSDSYYSVIRRTCAKKVLEQTCRYVPVTLAKSGFYCWSSGNKDTKKD
- the LOC135350464 gene encoding uncharacterized protein LOC135350464 isoform X5; the protein is MQIRACYTGQVRFLLPVVGKQRYQERLDVPKSRFISFCDPTDVCKKGVATNMQIRACYAGKSGFYSRSSGSKIPRKTRCPKNQDSYYSVIQRTCAKRGVGTNMQIRACYTGRVSATVLLVVGKQRYQERLDVPKIQIHIIL
- the LOC135350464 gene encoding uncharacterized protein LOC135350464 isoform X2, with the translated sequence MQIRACYTGQVRFLLPVVGKQRYQERLDVPKSRFISFCDPTDVCKKGVATNMQIRACYAGKSGFYSRSSGSKIPRKTRCPKNQDSYYSVIQRTCAKRGVGTNMQIRACYTGRVSATVLLVVGKQRYQERLDVPKIQIRACYAGQVGFLLLVVGK
- the LOC135350464 gene encoding uncharacterized protein LOC135350464 isoform X4; this translates as MQIRACYTGQVRFLLPVVGKQRYQERLDVPKSRFISFCDPTDVCKKGVATNMQIRACYAGKSGFYSRSSGSKIPRKTRCPKNQDSYYSVIQRTCAKRGVGTNMQIRACYTGRVSATVLLVVGKQRYQERLDVPKIQIHIIL